In Rhodobacter xanthinilyticus, a single window of DNA contains:
- a CDS encoding DUF6455 family protein, translating into MFGARTLNRHAALMNRMAETLGVDLTEAMAKGRLSSEGWREAVVRCAGCDDPSACLHWLSEQPAPEDQAGAVDEAPHYCNNKLMMARLREELGLAETDAGGRV; encoded by the coding sequence ATGTTCGGAGCCAGAACGCTGAATCGCCATGCGGCGCTGATGAACCGGATGGCGGAAACGCTCGGCGTCGATCTGACCGAGGCGATGGCCAAGGGCCGGCTCTCGAGCGAGGGCTGGCGCGAGGCGGTGGTGCGCTGCGCGGGCTGCGATGACCCGAGCGCCTGCCTGCATTGGCTCTCCGAACAGCCGGCCCCCGAGGATCAGGCGGGCGCGGTCGACGAGGCGCCGCATTATTGCAACAACAAGCTGATGATGGCCCGCCTGCGCGAGGAGTTGGGGCTGGCCGAAACCGATGCTGGAGGACGTGTCTGA
- a CDS encoding DUF6455 family protein, translating to MGFQGNVDLHFWITRGMARRLGVNLSEAMHEGLLSQADFAQMVNRCRNCDKSQGCLAYLAEEGRGAAPDWCSNAAVLRELSALS from the coding sequence ATGGGCTTTCAGGGCAATGTGGATTTGCATTTCTGGATCACGCGCGGCATGGCGCGCCGGCTCGGCGTGAACCTCTCCGAGGCGATGCATGAGGGGCTGCTCTCGCAGGCCGATTTCGCCCAGATGGTGAACCGCTGCCGCAACTGCGACAAGTCGCAAGGCTGCCTCGCCTATCTCGCCGAGGAAGGCCGCGGCGCCGCGCCCGATTGGTGCTCCAACGCCGCCGTCCTGCGCGAGCTCAGCGCGTTGAGCTGA
- a CDS encoding tyrosine-type recombinase/integrase, whose product MKLKANQIANLDIGKRHSDGGGLYIELRKGGTGSWLYRYTVNGRANWMSLGAYPEVSLSRARELAAEKRGLKSTGVDPVKAKRQAARQSITVEEAVREYWKLKCTGLAKAEGWIRMFEIHAFPKIGSKGVADLTSEDVVRVLKPLWKSKDAVGDGETGYPTAKRILTRLRLVLTHAKFKDPRVDPFIIDVAREALPKVEWEEEHHPSLPWAQAPDLWVSMLDSVAGEGLRMIILTGLRVACVTKAEWSEVDFDAGVWTVPRGRVKGWNAGFRVPLTRPMTDVLKRVQKATGTQKHIFHSPTAWKKGFISENTWNKWLEENGWKDADGRPATAHGFRSTFRDWAAKHGWARDLAEHSIQHVSAKGTKVERAYWREDRLEDRAELMMAWNDFVVGKEVAQRMAAGARQRALDRLDEVVLADGRTLREAEEWARYDGLEGEVDASQPADD is encoded by the coding sequence ATGAAACTCAAGGCAAACCAGATCGCGAACCTCGACATCGGGAAGCGGCACAGTGATGGCGGTGGACTCTACATCGAACTGCGCAAGGGCGGAACTGGGAGCTGGCTCTACCGGTACACCGTCAACGGTCGGGCGAACTGGATGAGCCTCGGGGCGTACCCTGAGGTCTCCCTCAGCCGCGCCCGTGAACTCGCCGCCGAGAAGCGGGGCCTCAAGTCTACGGGCGTCGATCCAGTGAAGGCCAAGCGCCAAGCCGCGCGCCAGTCGATCACCGTGGAAGAGGCGGTTCGCGAGTACTGGAAGCTGAAATGCACTGGCCTTGCCAAGGCGGAAGGCTGGATCAGAATGTTCGAGATTCACGCCTTTCCCAAGATCGGCAGCAAAGGCGTAGCCGATCTGACGTCTGAGGACGTCGTGCGGGTACTCAAGCCGCTCTGGAAGAGCAAGGACGCCGTTGGAGATGGTGAAACCGGATACCCCACGGCAAAGCGCATCCTGACCCGGCTGCGGCTCGTGCTGACGCACGCCAAGTTCAAGGACCCTCGCGTCGATCCGTTTATCATCGACGTGGCCCGCGAGGCGCTGCCCAAGGTCGAATGGGAAGAAGAACACCACCCGTCGCTGCCATGGGCGCAGGCTCCCGACCTTTGGGTTTCCATGCTCGACAGCGTGGCGGGAGAGGGGCTGCGCATGATCATTCTGACGGGGCTGAGGGTTGCTTGCGTGACGAAGGCTGAGTGGAGTGAAGTGGATTTCGATGCGGGCGTCTGGACCGTGCCTCGGGGCCGCGTGAAAGGCTGGAATGCAGGCTTCCGGGTGCCGCTGACGCGGCCAATGACCGATGTCCTAAAGCGCGTACAGAAGGCCACCGGCACGCAGAAGCACATCTTCCACAGCCCGACCGCTTGGAAGAAGGGCTTCATCAGCGAGAACACGTGGAACAAGTGGCTAGAAGAGAACGGTTGGAAGGATGCCGATGGGCGACCTGCCACTGCCCATGGCTTCCGTTCCACCTTCCGAGACTGGGCTGCGAAACATGGCTGGGCGCGCGATCTGGCGGAGCACAGCATCCAGCACGTCTCTGCGAAAGGGACGAAGGTCGAGCGCGCATACTGGCGAGAGGATCGGCTGGAGGATCGGGCTGAGCTGATGATGGCGTGGAACGATTTCGTGGTCGGGAAGGAGGTGGCGCAGAGGATGGCTGCGGGCGCGCGTCAGCGCGCTCTGGACCGGCTGGACGAGGTCGTGCTGGCAGACGGGCGCACGCTCCGCGAGGCCGAGGAATGGGCGCGATACGATGGGTTGGAGGGCGAGGTCGACGCCAGTCAGCCTGCGGATGATTGA
- a CDS encoding DNA cytosine methyltransferase, which translates to MTSSTPVSMNVVDLFSGAGGMSYGFKAHGAFNMIGAADAEIGKPTAGDGRLQCNSTYQNNIGIAPTRVNLAEVVAEDLRSVLGIGDKAVNVLSVCPPCTGFSRANPDNHLRDDARNSLVSRAADFAVALDADIVVMENARELIRGNFVHHYRAFRQRLEESGYNVFGRSYMLNRFGLPQVRERSIVIAAKERLPLYTLESMWDGWTVKGEAMTVRRALGVVAKARKADKRFPGFSSDEVRRRLAAIPKDGGSWMDLLEHPEADELMTGSMKRIAAAGKFGSYPDVYGRMAWDRPAPTIKRECAHIGNGRYAHPVEDRLCSIAEMAVLNGFPYDYNFRGVALSNVYRHIGDAVPPMISYQLAHLCRWMLTNEQPGMQELVLPSTSLRSTDLIREAA; encoded by the coding sequence ATGACCAGTAGCACGCCTGTTTCGATGAATGTCGTCGACCTGTTCTCGGGAGCCGGGGGTATGTCCTATGGCTTCAAGGCGCATGGGGCGTTCAACATGATCGGGGCTGCCGACGCGGAGATCGGGAAGCCCACGGCTGGGGACGGGCGGCTGCAGTGCAACTCGACCTACCAGAACAACATCGGCATCGCGCCGACGCGGGTTAACCTCGCAGAGGTTGTGGCGGAAGACCTCCGCTCGGTTCTGGGTATTGGTGACAAGGCGGTCAATGTCCTGAGCGTCTGCCCGCCGTGCACTGGGTTCAGCCGTGCGAACCCGGACAACCATCTGCGCGACGACGCCCGCAACAGTCTGGTATCGCGGGCGGCGGATTTCGCTGTGGCACTCGATGCTGACATCGTGGTCATGGAGAATGCCCGCGAGCTGATCCGGGGGAACTTCGTCCATCACTACCGGGCTTTCCGGCAGCGCTTGGAGGAAAGCGGCTACAACGTCTTCGGACGCAGCTACATGCTGAACCGGTTCGGACTGCCTCAGGTACGTGAACGGTCCATCGTGATCGCTGCAAAGGAACGCCTGCCGCTCTACACGCTGGAAAGCATGTGGGACGGCTGGACGGTGAAGGGCGAAGCCATGACCGTCCGTCGCGCGCTCGGGGTAGTGGCGAAAGCCCGCAAGGCCGACAAGCGGTTTCCGGGGTTCTCATCGGACGAGGTGCGCCGCAGGTTGGCCGCGATCCCCAAGGACGGCGGATCGTGGATGGACCTTCTCGAACACCCGGAGGCTGACGAGCTGATGACCGGTTCGATGAAGCGCATCGCTGCTGCCGGGAAGTTCGGATCGTACCCAGATGTCTACGGTCGCATGGCGTGGGATCGCCCGGCACCGACCATCAAGCGGGAATGCGCGCACATCGGCAATGGTCGGTACGCCCACCCGGTCGAGGACAGGCTCTGCAGCATCGCAGAGATGGCGGTGTTGAACGGGTTCCCGTACGACTACAACTTCCGGGGGGTGGCCCTGTCAAACGTCTATCGCCACATCGGTGACGCCGTTCCTCCGATGATCTCTTACCAGTTGGCGCACCTGTGCCGCTGGATGCTCACCAACGAGCAGCCCGGCATGCAGGAGCTTGTACTTCCCAGTACCAGCCTCAGGTCGACCGACCTTATCCGTGAGGCTGCCTGA
- a CDS encoding M48 family metallopeptidase has translation MTRPVTRLSAVLSLVLLAACSVPQTQGAAAPGPSAARVETELTPAEAAQNFISVAQHMEPEIERECQARTRGRSCDYQIMVDDRPGQEPNAFQTEDRQGRPILAFNLALIASVRNQDELAFVMGHEAAHFIMGHLDAKAQDAAAGAVIMGVLAAASGADARGISQAQDIGAEVGGRAYSKDYELEADRLGTIITWDAGYDPLKGAEFFRRLPDPGNVFLGTHPANGLRLDIVRRTVAQLKAGTI, from the coding sequence ATGACCCGCCCCGTTACCCGCCTCAGCGCGGTTCTCTCTCTCGTGCTGCTTGCGGCCTGTTCGGTCCCTCAGACGCAGGGCGCCGCCGCCCCCGGCCCGAGCGCTGCGCGCGTCGAGACCGAGCTCACCCCGGCCGAGGCCGCGCAGAATTTCATCTCGGTCGCCCAGCATATGGAGCCCGAGATCGAGCGCGAATGTCAGGCCCGCACCAGGGGGCGCAGCTGCGATTATCAGATCATGGTCGATGACCGCCCCGGTCAGGAGCCCAACGCCTTCCAGACCGAGGACCGTCAGGGCCGGCCGATCCTCGCCTTCAACCTCGCGCTGATCGCCTCGGTGCGCAATCAAGACGAGCTCGCCTTCGTGATGGGCCATGAGGCGGCGCATTTCATCATGGGCCATCTCGACGCGAAGGCGCAGGACGCGGCGGCGGGCGCGGTGATCATGGGGGTGCTGGCGGCGGCCTCGGGCGCCGATGCGCGGGGCATCTCGCAGGCGCAAGACATCGGCGCCGAGGTCGGCGGGCGCGCCTATTCCAAGGATTACGAGCTCGAGGCCGACCGGCTCGGCACGATCATCACCTGGGATGCGGGCTATGACCCGCTCAAGGGCGCGGAATTCTTCCGCCGCCTGCCGGACCCGGGCAATGTCTTCCTCGGCACCCACCCGGCCAACGGGCTCCGGCTCGATATCGTGCGCCGCACGGTCGCGCAGCTCAAGGCCGGCACGATCTGA